In Acaryochloris marina S15, the genomic window CCAAGACAAATAGCTAGTACGAGCAATGCTCCAATATCCGTAAAGATGGTGGCTCCTACGGTGATTGTGATTGCTTCATCTCCAACAACACCCAAACGCTGGATAATCGGATAGGCCAAGAGAGTGTGTGAAGCCAGTAGGGAGCCAATCAAAACTGCAGCCAGCCAACCATATTGAAACAGCAGCCCTACAGCAATACCCCCCAGCATGGGGATGGCGAAAGTTAGAAATCCAAAGGTAAGAGACCGATTTCGTGTTCGCTGAAATTGCACGAGATCAATTTCTAAACCGGCAACAAACATCAGATAAATCTTGCCGATTTCTGACAGCAACTTTAGGGTCTCAGAATCAGGTTTCAACCAGCCTAGGCCACTACCGCCAAAAATTATACCTGCAACCAAAAGCCCTACCAATCCCGGTAGTTTTAGGCGTTCAAAGATGGGAGGTGTGATGAGAGAAATCGCTAATAGTAGGACAAATGTTGTCACTGGCTCACGCAGGGTTTGAGCCGCAGACTCTACAAGCAGTAAATACATGGGTCGTCCTTCGGGGTGATCTCATTAATTGGATCTCGTAGGTCTAAAGACCATAAAATCTAACAATTAAGAGAGGGGTCATCATTGCCATCAAAATATTCAGTGGTAAACCAATTCGGATGAAATCATAGAATTTATAACCACCTGGACCATAAACCATCATGTTGGTTTGATATCCAATCGGGGTCATATAACTATTCGAAGCCGCAAAGGTAATGGCGAAAATCAAGGCCAGTGGATTAAGGTTTAATGCCTTGGCTACCTCTACAGCTAGAGGAATGATCAGAATCACCGCAGCGTTGTTTGAGATAATTTCGGTCAGAACCGAGGTAAACATATAGAACAATACCAATACCCAAAAGCCAGGTAAATTGTGGCTGATTGAAACAAGAGGTCGGGCTAGCCACTGTGTTGCTCCTGATTTGTCCATAGCGATACCTAACGGAAGCAATCCTGCTAAGAGGAAGATTACGTCCCAGCGAACAGCTTCGTAAAGTTCTCCAGGCTTGAGACAGCCTGTGATTACCATCGTCAGTACACCTACGAGAGTAGAGACTAGGATAGGTATCCAGTGGAATGCAGCTGCACCAATAACTAAGACAAGGATGGAGATCGCAATGCCAGCTTTTTCGGAGCGTAACATTTCCACATCACGGGGTTCCATTACTAATAAGTCGCGGCTGGTGTGAAGTCCGACTAGGCTGTCTCGGGGGCCTTGAACCAGCATTACATCACCAAATTGGATTGGGACTTGGCCCAAGCGATCGCGCACCAGCTCCTTGCCTCGGCGCAAGGCCAGCACCGTCACGTTGTACTGCTGACGAAACCTCAAATCCTTAAGGGTAAAACCAATTAACTGAGCGGTTGAGAGCACTAAAACTTCCGCGATCATCTCTGCTCCAGAACTCAAATTCTTTTCAATGCTTTCCCGCTTGAACTTAGCTACCGGTAGAATCTCAAGTCCCCGTTGATCATTAAGACTAAGTAATTCATCGCGGTGGCCTCGGACAAGTAAAATATCTTGAGCCTGGAGAGACAAGTCCACGAGGGGTTGGGTGAAACGCTCTCCCGCACGGATCAACTCCAGCACATCCAGATCGAATTTACGCTGTATTTGAGTAGAGCGCAGCGTTTGCCCCACAAGGCTAGAGTGAGGGGGAATCGTCACTTCACTCACATACTCTTTCAGATCAAAATCGGAGAAGGAAAGGTTGGCCGTTTTTCGATGGGGTAGGATTTTCGGGGCAGCAATGGCCAGGAAAATTAATCCAATGATAAAAGTGACTATTCCTAATTGGGTAAACTGAAACAGAGAAAATTCACCATAGCCCAAATCTCTGGACACACCACTGGCTAGGATATTAGTGGAAGTCCCAATCCCCGTCATCATCCCTCCCATGATGGTGATGTAAGACAGGGGAATGAATAGTGTAGACGGTGAAATATTCTGCTTTTTAAACCAATCTTCTACAACAGGCAGAAAAACTGCCACCACTGCCGTATTGTTAATGAACGCCGTGATCGGCCCAACTAACAACCCCATGACTACAATTTGCCGCGAAGGATGTCGACCTCCCCAGTGAATCAATCCATCTCGCATCACCTGGATGATACCTGTTTTGGTAACCCCAGCACTGAGGATAAACATCAGCATTACAGTCACCGTGGCTGGATTACTAAACCCTGAAATCCCTTCTTCAGGAGTGACCAATCCTAAAAGCATCAATACAGCAGTCACCATTAATGCAGTGATATCGACTGGATACCACTCTGCAATAAAGAAGATAAGG contains:
- a CDS encoding SLC13 family permease, producing the protein MQEPKFLTLGIISLALIFFIAEWYPVDITALMVTAVLMLLGLVTPEEGISGFSNPATVTVMLMFILSAGVTKTGIIQVMRDGLIHWGGRHPSRQIVVMGLLVGPITAFINNTAVVAVFLPVVEDWFKKQNISPSTLFIPLSYITIMGGMMTGIGTSTNILASGVSRDLGYGEFSLFQFTQLGIVTFIIGLIFLAIAAPKILPHRKTANLSFSDFDLKEYVSEVTIPPHSSLVGQTLRSTQIQRKFDLDVLELIRAGERFTQPLVDLSLQAQDILLVRGHRDELLSLNDQRGLEILPVAKFKRESIEKNLSSGAEMIAEVLVLSTAQLIGFTLKDLRFRQQYNVTVLALRRGKELVRDRLGQVPIQFGDVMLVQGPRDSLVGLHTSRDLLVMEPRDVEMLRSEKAGIAISILVLVIGAAAFHWIPILVSTLVGVLTMVITGCLKPGELYEAVRWDVIFLLAGLLPLGIAMDKSGATQWLARPLVSISHNLPGFWVLVLFYMFTSVLTEIISNNAAVILIIPLAVEVAKALNLNPLALIFAITFAASNSYMTPIGYQTNMMVYGPGGYKFYDFIRIGLPLNILMAMMTPLLIVRFYGL